A genomic region of Sander vitreus isolate 19-12246 chromosome 11, sanVit1, whole genome shotgun sequence contains the following coding sequences:
- the nr0b1 gene encoding nuclear receptor subfamily 0 group B member 1: MATLEGCRCRNNNSILYSILKSDSLATAEEQQHQQQHPQQQTLQHLLHKTSSTAAPASLQELRQQACSCGSTRRRGILRSPQVTCKAASAVLVKTLRFVKNVPCFRELPEDDQLTLIRSGWAPLLVLGLAQDRVDFETTETVEPSMLQRILTGLPDRPSEVLADQSRGAAGVSVVDIEAIKAFLKKCWSVDISTKEYAYLKGAVLFNPDVEGLRCLHYIQSLRREAHQALNEHVRLIHREDTTRFAKLLIALSMLRAISPPVVAQLFFRPVIGAVSIEEVLMEMFYGK, from the exons ATGGCCACGCTGGAGGGCTGCCGCTGTCGAAACAACAACAGCATCCTCTACAGCATTTTGAAGAGTGACAGCCTTGCGACCGCCGAGGagcaacaacatcaacaacaacatccCCAACAACAAACATTGCAACACTTGCTCCACAAGACCTCGTCCACCGCCGCCCCAGCCTCGCTGCAGGAGCTACGGCAGCAGGCTTGCTCCTGTGGCTCGACGCGGCGCAGAGGTATCCTCCGCTCTCCGCAGGTGACGTGCAAAGCCGCCTCGGCGGTTCTGGTGAAGACGCTGCGGTTCGTGAAAAACGTCCCCTGTTTTCGTGAGCTGCCGGAGGACGACCAGCTGACGTTGATCCGGAGCGGCTGGGCGCCACTGCTCGTGCTGGGACTCGCGCAAGACCGGGTGGACTTTGAGACCACGGAGACCGTGGAGCCCAGCATGTTGCAGCGCATCCTCACAGGTTTACCGGACAGGCCGAGCGAAGTGCTGGCCGACCAGAGCAGGGGGGCAGCCGGGGTCTCTGTCGTGGATATCGAAGCTATCAAAGCTTTCCTGAAGAAGTGCTGGAGTGTAGATATCAGTACGAAGGAGTATGCGTATCTGAAAGGAGCTGTGCTGTTCAACCCAG ATGTGGAGGGTTTGCGCTGTCTCCACTACATCCAGTCTCTGCGTCGGGAGGCACACCAGGCTCTGAACGAGCACGTCAGGCTGATCCACCGTGAGGACACGACGCGGTTCGCCAAACTGCTCATAGCTCTGTCCATGCTGAGGGCCATCAGCCCGCCGGTGGTCGCGCAACTCTTCTTCAGACCCGTTATAGGGGCCGTCAGCATTGAGGAGGTACTCATGGAGATGTTCTACGGGAAGTAG